One window of Cohnella hashimotonis genomic DNA carries:
- a CDS encoding S-layer homology domain-containing protein, whose amino-acid sequence MGYTIRLPLSIILVSALLISLLAPTVYGADTPDTRIPLSIDNPGFETSDATGVPDGNWWQFEGNPASVSSASAHSGDYSLLLNDSGVKMYSSHFPVTPGKTYTIEGYAFMQDNAQFEFNLRFIDNSGDPIAGHKTVAVSGSEGEWQHISSTDVAPPNAASALIYLVGSQTGSAYLDDVSAYEEPGEPLPPSLLNPGFEAAAEAGIPGWTQVYGTEGFNLATDVKRSGSQSLQVIDTRTDLSYWLYSSKITAEPGKSYALSGYVHAVSGSVTLNIAYFNAEGAVISYSGETIAPASGAEWQLVEHSSVAPQGSNAAVVFIYSGYGSVGEAYYDDIALEQAADFGPEFKAPELLGPVVQASPTVGGEFKPYAAQGGELYFAVSGSTDNPASFYAVNAMNGDILFTQKVPGITHLYAIVQGSDGRIYFSGTNDGILYRYDPQEKKITNLGANPSDKWVWDLAASADGKIYGSTTGSAKVFEYDIASGAFTDLGPIRVNDAQTYARGIAVTDRYVYVALGLPDAVVRLDRENGAQQEIVTPYSGQARMGADVWVYGGKVLIRDERSSLIVIDEQSLEVEANLVFKQKVSPPSPTNPDYIYYKNDGSLYRYSLSGKQTEKIGGIPTLPMSVPSQIGWVTPDSGPKAGKPVLAMLLEYTEYILIDPDDGWTQSKAMDIDTTGIEIQSIEIGDDGRVYTGGYVTAMSIYNPATGAVEHNAANFPQPEGIGFLNGKTYFGTYGGAVMYRYDPALPFQFGYTSDSNPGLAYDIGNAQDRPFALESGDDKLFVGTIPTYGYLGGSLTVYDDTTGEWKEFNNVIHNQSIIGMAYKDGKIYGGTSIWGGGGSTPTEEKAKIFVWDVQSEQVVKEATPVIPGIDVAPKMIGDLSFGPDGLLWTISSGTVFALDPNTLEVVKSKMIFPSNYVSNSTWRPYYIRWGDDGTLYTTLNRQLVAIQPSTLAWKVLDSGTISLMDRADDGTLYYAKGANMYRMALKDVALPSAVEAVELVLNGTWEKGEQGHSKVYALTDLGTKVDVTVQAKYASSSEAVAAVGASGAVSALGAGRSLVSASYGGRTATVEIVVSADDGPTSTPIPTTTPSPSPFLAPLTLTAGTVTYTITDEQIRSGKLILPGSEAELRINELLKLAERNNQLILVLQSEGASLEIPVAQLVEKSAGRQRITLRLQEAPASLADSARRLATSGGSRLLTTPVGVDIRDDQNKPLSLNLFDLKLMMKSGDQESAHHAVMLPKASGQLRFIPSVVRENGTIQIPAPFVAEGYYALVSDRDIYFADMKQHWAQSAVERLAAKGLVNGRSAQVFDPDASVSRGEFAALLARSFALDLLGSATADKTFRDVPADSPYAASVAAAARAGVIEGDKADSFRPDDVVTRQELAAMLARALALTGSRLPEALVDMGRFTDYDASHWASPSVAALTASDILKGDDQGRLRLSESASRAEAATLLQRTLAYARFLDES is encoded by the coding sequence GTGGGATACACAATCCGTCTGCCGCTCTCCATCATACTTGTAAGCGCTTTGCTGATCTCCCTGCTGGCACCGACGGTTTACGGTGCGGACACGCCCGATACGCGAATACCGCTATCCATCGACAACCCCGGCTTCGAGACAAGTGACGCAACCGGGGTTCCTGACGGCAACTGGTGGCAATTCGAAGGAAACCCTGCAAGCGTCTCATCCGCATCGGCGCACTCGGGCGACTACAGCCTGTTGCTGAACGACTCCGGCGTCAAAATGTACAGCAGCCATTTCCCTGTGACTCCCGGCAAAACCTACACGATTGAAGGATACGCCTTCATGCAAGACAACGCGCAGTTTGAGTTCAACCTCCGCTTTATCGACAACAGCGGCGACCCGATCGCCGGACACAAGACGGTTGCCGTCTCCGGAAGCGAGGGAGAGTGGCAACATATCTCCTCGACAGATGTCGCTCCCCCCAATGCCGCTTCGGCGCTGATCTATCTCGTTGGCAGCCAGACCGGAAGCGCCTATCTTGACGATGTATCGGCTTATGAAGAACCCGGAGAACCGCTCCCCCCCTCTCTGCTGAATCCGGGCTTCGAAGCAGCAGCCGAAGCCGGCATTCCCGGATGGACGCAAGTGTACGGTACGGAAGGCTTCAATCTTGCCACCGATGTCAAACGCAGCGGAAGCCAGAGCCTTCAAGTTATAGATACGCGAACGGATCTGTCCTATTGGCTGTACAGCTCGAAAATAACGGCTGAACCGGGCAAAAGTTACGCGCTGTCCGGTTACGTCCACGCCGTGAGCGGTTCCGTTACGTTAAATATCGCCTATTTTAATGCCGAAGGAGCCGTCATTTCCTATAGCGGAGAAACGATTGCGCCGGCTTCCGGTGCGGAATGGCAGCTTGTCGAGCATTCTTCCGTGGCGCCGCAGGGATCGAACGCTGCCGTCGTATTTATCTACTCCGGCTACGGCAGCGTCGGCGAAGCCTACTATGACGATATCGCTCTTGAACAGGCGGCCGACTTCGGCCCGGAATTCAAAGCGCCGGAGCTTCTGGGTCCGGTCGTCCAAGCTTCGCCTACGGTTGGCGGCGAATTCAAGCCCTATGCCGCCCAAGGCGGGGAGCTGTACTTCGCCGTATCCGGCTCCACCGACAACCCGGCCTCCTTCTATGCCGTCAATGCCATGAACGGCGACATTTTATTTACGCAAAAAGTGCCGGGAATTACGCACCTGTACGCGATCGTACAGGGCTCGGACGGCCGCATTTATTTCTCCGGCACGAACGACGGCATCCTGTACCGTTATGACCCGCAGGAGAAAAAAATTACGAATCTTGGCGCCAATCCGTCCGACAAATGGGTCTGGGATTTGGCTGCATCCGCCGACGGGAAAATATACGGCTCCACGACCGGCAGCGCAAAAGTATTCGAATACGATATCGCAAGCGGCGCGTTCACGGACCTCGGCCCGATCCGGGTGAATGACGCGCAAACCTATGCGCGCGGCATCGCCGTTACTGACCGCTATGTGTATGTTGCGTTGGGCCTGCCCGACGCCGTCGTCAGGCTCGACCGGGAGAACGGCGCGCAGCAGGAAATCGTCACCCCGTACAGCGGCCAGGCACGTATGGGCGCAGACGTTTGGGTCTACGGCGGGAAGGTGCTGATCCGGGATGAGCGATCTTCGCTGATCGTGATCGACGAACAAAGCCTGGAAGTGGAGGCCAACCTCGTCTTCAAGCAAAAAGTATCTCCTCCTTCCCCGACGAACCCGGACTACATCTATTACAAAAATGACGGCAGCTTGTACCGATACAGCCTCTCCGGCAAGCAAACGGAAAAAATCGGCGGCATTCCGACGCTGCCGATGTCCGTTCCTTCCCAGATCGGATGGGTGACGCCGGACAGCGGTCCAAAGGCCGGCAAGCCGGTTCTGGCGATGCTGCTGGAATATACCGAATACATCCTGATCGATCCGGATGACGGATGGACGCAGTCGAAGGCGATGGATATCGATACGACCGGCATTGAGATCCAGTCGATCGAAATCGGCGACGACGGCCGGGTCTATACCGGCGGCTACGTGACCGCGATGAGCATTTATAACCCGGCCACGGGCGCAGTGGAGCATAATGCCGCCAACTTCCCGCAGCCGGAGGGCATCGGGTTTCTGAACGGCAAAACGTATTTCGGAACGTACGGCGGAGCCGTCATGTACCGGTACGATCCTGCGCTGCCGTTCCAATTCGGCTATACTTCCGATTCCAACCCCGGACTTGCCTACGACATCGGCAACGCGCAGGACCGCCCCTTCGCGCTGGAGAGCGGCGACGACAAGCTGTTTGTCGGCACGATCCCCACCTATGGCTACCTGGGCGGATCACTGACCGTTTACGATGACACGACTGGCGAATGGAAGGAATTCAACAATGTCATCCACAATCAAAGCATCATCGGCATGGCCTACAAGGACGGAAAAATATACGGAGGCACTTCGATCTGGGGCGGCGGAGGTTCAACCCCTACGGAGGAAAAAGCCAAAATATTCGTCTGGGATGTCCAGTCCGAGCAGGTGGTAAAGGAAGCCACGCCCGTCATTCCGGGGATCGATGTCGCCCCCAAAATGATCGGCGACCTGTCCTTCGGCCCCGACGGCCTGTTATGGACGATCTCATCGGGCACCGTTTTTGCACTCGACCCGAATACGCTGGAAGTCGTCAAGAGCAAAATGATTTTCCCCAGCAACTATGTCAGCAACAGCACCTGGAGACCGTACTACATACGCTGGGGAGACGACGGCACGCTGTATACGACGCTGAATCGTCAGCTTGTGGCCATTCAGCCGTCCACTCTGGCGTGGAAAGTACTCGATTCAGGCACGATATCGCTGATGGACCGCGCTGACGACGGCACGCTTTATTACGCCAAAGGCGCCAATATGTACCGTATGGCGCTCAAAGACGTCGCGCTGCCATCCGCGGTGGAGGCCGTCGAGCTCGTCCTCAACGGTACATGGGAAAAGGGAGAGCAGGGCCACTCAAAGGTCTATGCGCTGACCGACCTGGGTACCAAGGTTGATGTGACGGTTCAAGCCAAATACGCCAGCAGCTCGGAGGCCGTCGCCGCAGTCGGAGCGTCCGGTGCAGTCAGCGCCTTGGGCGCGGGCCGCAGCCTCGTCAGCGCCAGCTACGGCGGTCGGACGGCCACAGTCGAGATCGTGGTCAGCGCCGATGACGGGCCGACGTCAACGCCGATACCGACAACAACACCCTCGCCTTCGCCGTTCCTTGCTCCTCTTACGCTGACTGCCGGGACAGTTACTTACACGATCACCGATGAGCAGATCAGGAGCGGCAAGCTTATCCTGCCCGGGTCCGAGGCGGAGCTGCGAATCAATGAACTGCTGAAGCTTGCGGAACGCAACAACCAGTTGATCCTCGTCCTGCAATCCGAAGGGGCATCGCTGGAAATACCGGTCGCACAGCTCGTAGAAAAAAGTGCCGGCCGCCAGCGCATCACGCTTCGCCTGCAGGAAGCTCCCGCTTCCCTCGCGGATTCGGCCCGCCGGCTCGCGACGTCGGGCGGCTCGCGCTTGCTGACGACTCCCGTCGGCGTCGATATCCGCGACGATCAGAACAAGCCGCTCTCGCTCAATCTGTTCGATCTGAAGCTGATGATGAAGAGTGGCGATCAGGAGTCGGCACATCATGCAGTTATGCTGCCGAAAGCTTCCGGCCAGCTTCGCTTTATACCGTCTGTCGTGCGGGAGAACGGCACGATACAGATCCCGGCGCCGTTCGTTGCCGAAGGCTACTACGCCCTTGTATCGGATCGTGATATATATTTTGCCGATATGAAGCAGCACTGGGCCCAATCTGCCGTAGAGCGGCTTGCGGCCAAAGGACTGGTCAACGGAAGAAGCGCCCAGGTCTTTGACCCGGACGCATCGGTCAGCCGCGGCGAATTCGCCGCCTTGCTCGCCCGAAGCTTCGCCCTGGATTTGTTAGGTTCGGCTACGGCGGACAAAACCTTCCGCGATGTTCCTGCCGATTCGCCGTATGCCGCGAGTGTTGCAGCCGCAGCGCGCGCCGGCGTCATCGAAGGCGATAAAGCGGACAGCTTCCGTCCAGACGATGTCGTCACCCGGCAAGAATTGGCGGCCATGCTGGCGCGGGCCTTGGCGCTGACCGGATCTAGGCTGCCGGAGGCGCTCGTCGACATGGGCCGTTTCACCGATTACGACGCATCGCATTGGGCATCTCCCAGCGTCGCTGCACTCACGGCATCGGACATTCTCAAGGGCGACGACCAAGGCCGACTTCGGCTGTCCGAATCAGCAAGCCGCGCCGAGGCGGCGACGCTCCTCCAGCGCACCCTGGCGTATGCCCGCTTCCTGGACGAATCCTGA
- a CDS encoding extracellular solute-binding protein yields MNLKIRRTFKCVSTVVVAAMVPAFLLGACSGSSGNAIGTSSTSPTSADASVSKPTELSLWIPLTADFKGKNYNEKPSFQKMEKETNVHINFEHVSDADVENLFNLLMASGDLPDMIYYYNWDAQATKYGNSGALLPLEDLIREKAPNLERVLNENPEIRGQITSPEGHIYYIPNMALDSTLLVQMFPQVRQDWLDKLGLEAPKTTDDWYTVLKAFREKDANGNGKADESPFVSIGLDSGMNGASGAAGLFAPAFGIEFGFFVEDGKVKYGPYDPRFKDLMAFMHKLDAENLLDTSPKDFAALREKVLSGQAGAWFGWAGSYMGTFTALMKEKDAATSFEVSPVLPPVGPNGDQRHTSHRWPASSFGIAVSSKTDKPEEIIKWLDYQFSEEGVILNNFGVEGEGYTMQDGKPVYTDKIVKPADGSPPSVAILSQTIGGGAWPTITNVDGALQMNAANGQATSPTAQFASYIDLKKKLPPLQFTKEETDIIAPIMADLSSFIKEASTNFVNGQLPLDNFDKYLKNVEKMKLSVVLEQYQKAYDRFIQQ; encoded by the coding sequence TTGAATCTGAAAATCCGTAGAACTTTCAAATGCGTGTCAACAGTGGTAGTGGCGGCAATGGTGCCTGCGTTTTTGCTTGGCGCGTGTTCCGGCTCGTCCGGCAATGCAATCGGTACATCGTCGACATCGCCGACATCTGCAGATGCCAGCGTTTCCAAGCCAACCGAGCTTTCGTTATGGATCCCGCTAACCGCCGATTTTAAAGGCAAGAACTACAATGAAAAACCGTCCTTTCAAAAAATGGAAAAAGAAACGAATGTTCATATCAACTTCGAACATGTAAGCGATGCGGATGTTGAAAATCTGTTCAACCTGCTGATGGCCTCCGGCGACTTGCCGGATATGATCTACTACTACAATTGGGATGCGCAGGCTACCAAATACGGCAATAGCGGCGCACTGCTGCCTCTGGAAGATCTCATTCGCGAGAAAGCGCCCAATCTCGAACGGGTATTAAATGAAAATCCGGAAATCCGGGGTCAAATTACATCGCCTGAAGGCCATATTTATTACATTCCCAATATGGCTCTCGATTCCACGCTGCTCGTTCAAATGTTCCCGCAAGTGAGACAGGACTGGTTGGACAAGCTTGGTCTTGAAGCCCCGAAGACGACAGACGACTGGTACACGGTGCTTAAAGCATTTCGCGAAAAGGATGCGAACGGAAACGGAAAAGCGGACGAGTCTCCTTTTGTTTCCATCGGTCTCGACAGCGGCATGAACGGCGCCAGCGGAGCCGCCGGTCTGTTCGCCCCGGCATTCGGCATCGAGTTTGGCTTCTTTGTGGAAGACGGAAAAGTCAAGTACGGTCCGTACGATCCGCGATTCAAGGATTTGATGGCCTTCATGCACAAGCTGGATGCCGAAAATCTGCTGGATACGTCACCGAAAGATTTTGCCGCGCTGCGCGAGAAAGTGCTATCCGGTCAAGCCGGCGCCTGGTTCGGTTGGGCCGGCTCGTATATGGGCACCTTTACCGCGTTGATGAAAGAAAAGGACGCCGCCACTTCTTTTGAAGTCAGTCCGGTGCTGCCGCCAGTCGGTCCGAACGGGGATCAGCGGCATACTTCCCATCGCTGGCCCGCGTCCTCCTTCGGCATTGCGGTCTCTTCCAAAACGGATAAGCCGGAGGAGATCATCAAGTGGCTGGACTATCAGTTCTCCGAAGAAGGCGTTATTTTGAACAACTTCGGGGTTGAAGGGGAAGGGTACACCATGCAGGACGGCAAACCGGTGTACACGGATAAAATCGTCAAGCCGGCGGACGGATCGCCGCCTTCGGTCGCGATTCTTAGCCAAACGATCGGCGGCGGCGCGTGGCCGACCATCACGAATGTAGACGGAGCGCTGCAAATGAACGCGGCGAATGGACAGGCGACAAGTCCGACGGCGCAGTTCGCCTCGTACATCGATCTCAAGAAAAAACTGCCGCCTCTGCAGTTTACAAAAGAAGAAACGGATATCATAGCGCCGATCATGGCGGATTTGAGCTCCTTTATCAAAGAAGCGAGCACCAACTTCGTCAATGGCCAACTGCCGCTGGACAACTTCGATAAATACTTGAAAAACGTAGAAAAAATGAAGTTGTCGGTTGTTCTGGAGCAGTACCAAAAGGCGTATGACCGATTTATTCAACAGTAA
- a CDS encoding extracellular solute-binding protein codes for MELAAMIRTQILSGVIKPGEFLMSEHDMCNKYMMSRTPVRNALKQLALEGLITKIQGRGTMVSTALDLEDDSSTLIIASPYPSSFTRRSLPLLIRSFHERHPDIRVKVISIPSDMNKEVYSRQFVSVGVHPDLIVVQDRDFQHLKQLDDFEKVIDMGIELPAIHPTLLRCFQIDGRQLGVPLTFSPVVMMHNPELFERYQMAPPEHDWSREQFARSAIALTRDLDQDGIIDLYGAAIHSLITRWPALVLPEWRQFRHTRSPEDRLSLIRRFDEIRAWIYRDHLAPVFALNDEMLALELFVEGKIGMYMTTLLGFDDAWDYPLTSIPGSNSGLLIANGMLVTRASRKKKEAKLFLELLLDREVQLRVSETSGLLSPLTDVNQSIRGEERMEAIGADDRTLDQSLYIHDLLPDPEAVHELYGRMKHYWSGMETAEAMLERISDLMEPITGH; via the coding sequence ATGGAATTGGCTGCTATGATTCGAACCCAGATCTTATCGGGGGTCATCAAGCCGGGCGAGTTCCTCATGTCCGAGCATGACATGTGCAACAAGTATATGATGAGCAGAACGCCCGTGCGCAACGCGTTGAAGCAGCTCGCGCTGGAAGGATTGATTACGAAAATCCAGGGCCGAGGCACGATGGTATCGACCGCGCTAGATCTGGAGGACGATTCCAGCACGTTGATTATCGCATCTCCGTACCCTTCCAGCTTTACGAGACGCAGCCTGCCTCTTCTGATTCGTTCCTTTCACGAGAGGCATCCCGATATTCGGGTCAAGGTTATTTCGATTCCAAGCGACATGAACAAGGAAGTCTACAGCCGGCAGTTTGTTTCCGTCGGCGTTCATCCCGATCTGATCGTCGTCCAGGACCGCGATTTTCAGCATCTGAAGCAATTGGACGATTTTGAAAAAGTGATAGACATGGGAATCGAGCTCCCGGCCATTCATCCGACGCTTCTGCGCTGCTTCCAGATCGACGGGCGTCAATTGGGCGTGCCGCTGACCTTCTCTCCGGTTGTGATGATGCACAATCCGGAGCTGTTCGAACGTTACCAGATGGCCCCTCCGGAACACGACTGGTCCCGCGAGCAATTTGCCCGATCCGCTATTGCACTGACTCGCGATCTGGATCAGGACGGAATCATTGATCTGTATGGCGCGGCTATCCATTCCTTGATTACGCGCTGGCCTGCGCTTGTGCTGCCGGAGTGGCGGCAGTTTCGTCATACACGCAGCCCCGAAGACCGCCTCAGCCTGATCCGCAGATTTGACGAAATTCGAGCCTGGATCTATCGTGATCATCTGGCTCCGGTGTTCGCTCTGAACGACGAGATGCTGGCGCTGGAGCTGTTCGTTGAAGGCAAAATCGGGATGTACATGACGACCTTGCTTGGATTTGACGATGCCTGGGACTATCCGCTCACTTCAATCCCCGGAAGCAACTCCGGCCTTTTGATTGCCAACGGGATGCTAGTGACACGGGCCAGCCGCAAAAAGAAAGAAGCCAAGCTATTCCTGGAGCTGCTGCTGGATCGCGAGGTTCAGTTGCGAGTGTCGGAAACGTCGGGATTGCTCTCGCCGCTGACCGACGTCAATCAATCGATTCGGGGCGAAGAACGGATGGAAGCGATCGGGGCCGATGACCGAACGCTCGATCAAAGCTTGTACATTCACGATCTGCTGCCCGATCCGGAAGCGGTTCACGAGCTGTACGGCCGAATGAAGCATTACTGGTCCGGCATGGAGACGGCCGAAGCCATGCTGGAACGCATATCCGACTTGATGGAGCCGATTACGGGCCATTGA